The Micromonospora sp. WMMD961 genome has a segment encoding these proteins:
- a CDS encoding ABC transporter permease, protein MSTVEASAGTQRGELADWFRERISHAVSEFTAATALVVLFVALTFASPYFLTADNLFNIGAQTAVIAIIATAQTMIIITKGIDLSVGSVAALAGVLGAMVVRDLGFSLWAATAVAIGVGALAGLLNGLLVTAARIPPFIATLGTMSVGRGLVFIITGAVGVYGLPRSFQLLGNGEIIGVPFAVVITVLVAVGVAFLLSQTRFGQYTYAMGSNLEAARRSGIRVGRHLTGVYVLAGVLVGLGGMIAASRVNSGQPNYGISLELDVIAAAVIGGASLFGGQGRIVGTIIGAFLIALVRNGAVLLDISIHYQQVIVGLIIWAAVYFDQYRRRRLESRG, encoded by the coding sequence ATGAGTACCGTCGAGGCATCCGCCGGCACGCAGCGCGGCGAACTCGCTGACTGGTTCCGGGAGCGGATCTCCCACGCCGTCTCCGAGTTCACCGCCGCCACCGCGTTGGTCGTCCTGTTCGTCGCGTTGACCTTCGCGAGCCCCTACTTCCTGACGGCGGACAACCTCTTCAACATCGGGGCACAGACGGCGGTGATCGCCATCATCGCCACGGCGCAGACGATGATCATCATCACGAAGGGCATCGACCTGTCCGTGGGGTCGGTGGCCGCGCTCGCCGGCGTGCTGGGCGCGATGGTCGTCCGCGACCTCGGCTTCTCCCTCTGGGCCGCGACGGCGGTCGCGATCGGCGTCGGCGCACTGGCCGGGCTGTTGAACGGGCTGCTGGTGACGGCGGCCCGGATACCGCCGTTCATCGCGACGCTGGGCACGATGTCCGTCGGCCGCGGTCTCGTCTTCATCATCACCGGCGCGGTCGGCGTCTACGGCCTGCCCCGGTCGTTCCAGCTGCTGGGCAACGGAGAGATCATCGGTGTTCCGTTCGCCGTCGTGATCACCGTCCTCGTGGCCGTCGGGGTCGCCTTCCTGCTCTCGCAGACCCGCTTCGGTCAGTACACCTACGCGATGGGCTCCAACCTGGAGGCCGCGCGCCGCTCCGGCATCCGGGTGGGACGTCACCTGACCGGGGTGTACGTGCTGGCGGGCGTGCTGGTCGGGCTCGGTGGCATGATCGCCGCCTCCCGCGTCAACTCCGGCCAGCCGAACTACGGGATCTCGCTGGAGCTCGACGTGATCGCCGCCGCGGTCATCGGCGGAGCCAGCCTTTTCGGGGGCCAGGGTCGGATCGTCGGGACGATCATCGGTGCCTTCCTCATCGCCCTGGTGCGCAACGGGGCCGTCCTGCTCGACATCAGCATCCACTACCAGCAGGTGATCGTCGGCCTGATCATCTGGGCCGCCGTCTACTTCGACCAGTACCGCCGCCGGCGGCTGGAATCGCGGGGTTGA
- a CDS encoding ATP-binding cassette domain-containing protein, which yields MGATPTATADAGELPSAGDPPVLEARGIVKRFGHVEALRGADFTVHRGEVVALIGDNGAGKSTLIKTLSGVHPPDEGEILVGGRPVRFSTPVDARRAGVETVYQDLAVADDLSVAANLYLGREILRSGPLGRLGLLDKRAMRQGAAAALDELGVRIPRVTTPIAMLSGGQRQCVAVARAIIWATNVVILDEPTAALGVVQTGRVLDVVRRARDAGMSVVLVSHNMPQVLDIADRVEVLRLGRRAAQLRADEVTTDDLVAAMTGSTSAERDER from the coding sequence ATGGGCGCGACTCCAACGGCCACCGCCGACGCCGGCGAGTTGCCGTCCGCCGGGGACCCGCCGGTCCTGGAGGCCCGCGGCATCGTCAAGCGCTTCGGACACGTCGAGGCGTTGCGTGGAGCCGACTTCACGGTCCACCGAGGTGAGGTCGTCGCGTTGATCGGCGACAACGGCGCGGGGAAGAGCACTCTGATCAAGACGCTCTCCGGTGTGCACCCGCCGGACGAGGGCGAGATCCTGGTGGGTGGTCGTCCGGTGCGGTTCTCGACCCCGGTCGACGCCCGCCGAGCGGGGGTGGAGACGGTCTACCAGGATCTTGCCGTCGCCGACGACCTCAGCGTGGCCGCCAACCTGTATCTCGGCCGGGAGATCCTGCGCTCCGGACCGCTCGGTCGGCTGGGGCTGCTGGACAAGCGCGCCATGCGGCAGGGCGCCGCCGCGGCCCTCGACGAACTCGGTGTGCGGATCCCGCGGGTCACCACCCCGATCGCCATGTTGTCCGGTGGGCAACGGCAGTGCGTCGCGGTGGCCCGCGCCATCATCTGGGCGACCAACGTGGTCATCCTCGACGAACCCACCGCGGCGCTCGGGGTGGTCCAGACCGGGCGGGTCCTCGACGTCGTCCGGCGCGCCCGCGACGCCGGCATGTCGGTGGTGCTGGTGAGCCACAACATGCCGCAGGTGCTCGACATCGCCGACCGGGTCGAGGTGCTGCGCCTCGGTCGCCGTGCGGCCCAACTCCGCGCCGACGAGGTCACCACCGACGACCTCGTCGCAGCGATGACCGGGAGCACCAGCGCGGAACGGGACGAGCGGTGA
- a CDS encoding ABC transporter substrate-binding protein: MAHTTTSRPERKPLLRAQAILAAVAATALLSACGGVEVRDGGDGATKDASGPLKLAVVPKAVGADYWNTVKAGAECAAQRAGDVTVQWDGVTTETDVEGQVNLIQNFVTKKVDGIVYAATDSSALAPATDQALAANIPVAMIDSGTSPQPSGVPLFATDNRASATEAAKLLATELGPGNHDVALVEFQPGSQTNTERVDGFKAGLAQFPNLKLVGQQPSRSDVNEARRVTENILTANPNLKGIFAANEPSVLGAAQAIQAAGKSGKVVIIGWDAAPDEVAGLRSGQISALVVQNPFKMGYFGVDKMVKHLRDKAPLASADTGVTFVTKENIDSAEIKAVLEPSCANPPVQ, from the coding sequence ATGGCACACACCACCACCAGCCGACCGGAGCGCAAGCCCCTCCTGCGTGCACAGGCCATCCTGGCCGCGGTCGCGGCCACCGCACTGCTCAGCGCCTGCGGCGGCGTCGAGGTCCGGGACGGCGGAGACGGCGCGACCAAGGACGCGAGCGGCCCGTTGAAGCTCGCCGTCGTACCGAAGGCCGTCGGAGCCGACTACTGGAACACGGTGAAGGCGGGCGCGGAGTGTGCCGCGCAGCGCGCGGGGGACGTCACCGTCCAGTGGGACGGGGTGACCACCGAGACCGACGTCGAGGGCCAGGTCAACCTGATCCAGAACTTCGTCACCAAGAAGGTCGACGGCATCGTCTACGCGGCCACCGACTCCAGCGCGCTGGCGCCGGCCACCGACCAGGCGCTCGCCGCCAACATCCCGGTCGCGATGATCGACTCCGGCACCAGCCCGCAGCCGTCGGGCGTGCCGCTCTTCGCCACCGACAACCGCGCGTCGGCGACCGAGGCGGCGAAGCTGCTTGCCACCGAGTTGGGCCCCGGCAACCACGACGTGGCCCTGGTCGAGTTCCAGCCCGGGTCGCAGACCAACACCGAGCGGGTCGACGGCTTCAAGGCCGGCCTCGCCCAGTTCCCCAACCTGAAGCTGGTCGGCCAGCAGCCCAGCCGCAGTGACGTCAACGAGGCGCGGCGGGTCACCGAGAACATCCTCACCGCCAACCCCAACCTCAAGGGCATCTTCGCGGCCAACGAGCCGAGTGTGCTCGGCGCCGCGCAGGCCATCCAGGCGGCGGGCAAGTCGGGCAAGGTGGTCATCATCGGTTGGGACGCCGCCCCCGACGAGGTGGCCGGGCTGCGCAGCGGTCAGATCTCAGCGCTGGTCGTGCAGAACCCGTTCAAGATGGGCTACTTCGGCGTCGACAAGATGGTCAAGCACCTCCGGGACAAGGCACCACTGGCGTCGGCCGACACCGGCGTCACGTTCGTCACCAAGGAGAACATCGACTCGGCGGAGATCAAGGCGGTGCTCGAGCCCAGCTGCGCCAACCCTCCGGTGCAGTGA
- a CDS encoding aldo/keto reductase, with protein MTGPLGRRTTLDAARPPLRLGALGFGASQGGNLYRTTSDEEFAAAVDTAWAGGIRYFDTAPHYGLGLSERRLGAALRSRPRAEYVVSTKVGRLLVPSPETAHLRDPQGFDVPADHRRVWDFSRDGVHRSVEASLRRTGLDRIDVVYLHDPDDHWEQAAYEAVPALVELREQGVVGAIGAGMNQSAMLARFVAETDVDVVMCAGRYTLLEQGALTDLLPAAQARRVGVVIAGAYNSGLLARDLPPSDAAYNYQRAPVEVVGQARRIARVCQAYGVTLPQAALAFVRRHPAVVSTVVGVRNAVQVTETLRRFDADVPDQLWVALYEAGLLDVQP; from the coding sequence ATGACAGGTCCCCTCGGTCGACGGACCACCCTGGACGCCGCTCGCCCGCCGCTGCGGCTGGGCGCGCTGGGCTTCGGTGCCTCGCAGGGCGGCAACCTCTACCGGACGACGTCGGACGAGGAGTTCGCCGCCGCCGTGGACACCGCGTGGGCAGGTGGCATCCGATACTTCGACACCGCGCCGCACTACGGGCTCGGCCTGTCCGAACGGCGTCTGGGTGCCGCCCTCCGGTCCCGCCCGCGTGCCGAGTACGTGGTGTCCACCAAGGTCGGTCGGCTGCTCGTGCCCTCGCCGGAGACCGCGCACCTGCGTGACCCGCAGGGGTTCGACGTGCCCGCAGATCACCGCCGGGTCTGGGACTTCAGCCGCGACGGCGTACACCGCTCGGTGGAGGCGAGCCTTCGGCGCACCGGCCTGGACCGGATCGACGTGGTGTATCTGCACGACCCGGACGACCATTGGGAGCAGGCCGCGTACGAGGCGGTGCCGGCGTTGGTGGAGCTGCGCGAGCAGGGTGTGGTCGGCGCGATCGGTGCGGGAATGAACCAGTCCGCGATGCTGGCCCGGTTCGTGGCCGAGACCGACGTGGACGTGGTGATGTGCGCCGGCCGGTACACGCTGTTGGAGCAGGGCGCGTTGACCGACCTGTTGCCCGCCGCGCAGGCCCGCCGCGTCGGAGTGGTGATCGCCGGGGCCTACAACTCCGGGTTGCTGGCCCGGGACCTGCCGCCGAGCGACGCCGCCTACAACTACCAGCGGGCGCCGGTGGAGGTGGTCGGTCAGGCCCGCCGGATCGCCCGGGTCTGCCAGGCGTACGGAGTCACGCTGCCCCAGGCGGCGTTGGCGTTCGTCCGTCGGCACCCGGCCGTGGTCTCGACGGTGGTCGGCGTACGGAACGCGGTCCAGGTGACCGAGACCCTGCGCCGCTTCGACGCCGACGTCCCGGACCAGCTCTGGGTGGCGCTGTACGAGGCGGGGCTGCTCGACGTGCAGCCGTGA
- a CDS encoding FadR/GntR family transcriptional regulator — protein sequence MSRTDEVVNGIKRMILDGKFKPGDRLPIEKDLAESLGVSRGSLREGMSALSILGIVNIRQGDGTYVTNLDAPQLLAPMGFVVDFQGQGDPRHIHTVRRLLECEAARLAATRITDEALAQAGELLDEAARMVGQKPQDHERILEIDIAFHRIIAVHAENPVLVGLIEAFAGRTIRGRLWRSLHEEGADRRTHDEHVAILKALVARDPERARTRMANHLIGVEESLLGSPDDADATTETTRS from the coding sequence TGACGAAGTGGTCAACGGCATCAAGCGGATGATCCTGGACGGAAAGTTCAAGCCCGGGGACCGACTGCCGATCGAGAAGGACCTCGCCGAGTCGCTCGGCGTCTCCCGCGGCTCGCTGCGCGAGGGGATGTCGGCCCTGTCGATCCTCGGGATCGTCAACATCCGTCAGGGCGACGGCACCTACGTCACCAACCTCGACGCGCCACAACTGCTGGCCCCGATGGGCTTCGTGGTGGACTTCCAGGGTCAGGGCGACCCGCGGCACATCCACACCGTCCGGCGGCTGCTGGAGTGCGAGGCAGCCCGGCTGGCCGCGACCAGGATCACCGACGAGGCCCTCGCCCAGGCGGGGGAACTCCTCGACGAGGCGGCCCGGATGGTCGGCCAGAAACCGCAGGACCACGAACGCATCCTCGAGATCGACATCGCCTTCCACCGGATCATCGCCGTGCACGCCGAGAACCCGGTTCTGGTCGGCTTGATCGAGGCCTTCGCCGGACGCACCATCCGCGGGCGGCTCTGGCGGAGCCTGCACGAGGAGGGCGCGGACCGGCGTACCCATGACGAACACGTGGCGATCCTGAAGGCCCTGGTGGCCCGCGATCCGGAGCGGGCCCGCACCCGGATGGCCAACCACCTGATCGGTGTGGAGGAGTCCCTGCTGGGGTCGCCCGACGACGCGGACGCGACCACCGAGACGACACGCTCCTGA